The Chitinophaga niabensis genome segment GGTAGGAACTATTACGTTTTAACCGATCGATAAAAACCAAATTTTAAAAGATGAAAAAAATTATCTTATCCCTATTTGCAAGTTTGCTGGTAACCACCGCGGTGTTTGCCCAGGCACAGAATGGATCCGGTGCAACGAATGCAGTTGATACCAAGGTGAAGTTTAAAAAAGATAATATTGATTTTGGTGTAACCAAATTCAACAAACCTGTAACGATCACATTCGAATTCACGAATATCTCCAAAGAGCCTGTATTGATCGAAAAGGCCACTGCCAGTTGCGGTTGTACTGTTCCTAACTGGACGGTAGAACCTATCCTTCCTGGTAAAGCCGGTAAGATCACTGCAACTTACAGCGCCAATCAGGTAGGTAAACCGCAAAAAACGATCTATCTCAAACTGAAGGGAGTTGAACAGGAGAAAGAATTGATCCTTACCGGTACGGTAGAGAACTAATCAGATAAATCTTTCGCATATAAAGCCTCCGTTCATCACGGGGGCTTTTTTTGTTATACTTCATTACAATACCTTTGCACCGCTAAACAATACACCAAATGCCTAATATCAGTCAGCGTGGACAGATCATGCCACCCTCTCCCATTCGTAAGCTGGTCCCCTATGCAGAAGCAGCTAAGAAGAAAGGAGTGACCGTTTACCATCTTAACATTGGCCAACCGGATATCGAAACCCCTCAGCCAGTGCTGGACGCGGTAAGACATTCCACTTTTAAGATCCTGGACTACAGCCATAGCGCCGGTAATGAAAGCTATCGCCGCAAACTCATTAGTTATTATAAGAAGTTTGATATTACGGTAGATCATACAGAGATCATTGTAACAACAGGTGGCTCGGAAGCCATCCTGTTTGGTTTCATGGCCTGCCTGGATCCCGGAGATGAGGTAATTGTACCGGAACCTTTTTATGCGAACTACAATGGATTTGCCACAGAAGCGAACATAAACATCGTTCCTGTTACTTCATCTATTGATACCGGCTTTGCCTTGCCGCCGATAGCAGACTTTGAAAAAAAGATCACGCCCAAAACAAAGGCCATCCTGATCTGTAACCCCAACAACCCTACCGGTTATTTATATAGCCGTGCAGAAATGGAAGTGTTAAAGGAGATCTGCCTCAAACACAATCTCTTCCTGTTCTCTGATGAAGCCTACAGAGAATTCTGTTATGACGGGGAAAACATTTCTGCTATGAACCTTACCGGCATGGATAACCATGTGGTAGTGTTTGATACTATTTCCAAGCGATACAGCGCCTGCGGTGCACGTATAGGGGCTGTAGTTACTCATAACAGAACGATCCTTGACTCCGTGATGAAGTTTGCACAGGCCCGTCTTAGCCCGCCCAGTTTCGCTCAAATTGCAGCAGAAGCCGCAGTAGACCTCCCCGATAATTATTTTGATGCCATCAAAGCGGAGTATCAAAGCCGCCGCGATACCCTGGTATCCTTACTGAATAAGATCCCTGGTGTATTCTGCCCCAATCCCGGCGGAGCGTTCTATGCAATGGCGCGTTTGCCCATTGATGATGCGGATAAATTCTGCCAATGGCTGCTGGAGTCCTTTTCATATGAAGAGCAAACCGTTATGTTATCTCCTGCAACCGGTTTTTATGCCACTCCGGGGCTTGGAAAGCAGGAAGTGCGGTTAGCTTATGTAATAAATAAGGAATCTATCACAAAAGCGATGAAAACGCTGGAAAAAGCACTCGAAATCTATCCGGGCAAAATTTAAATCTTGCCAATAAGCGGGTAAAAAGCGGGAAGATCATGTTAAAAAAACATTATTCTTCTGAAACATGACAAAAATCATGTTTCTCAATAGGATGGCTGGAACGCCTATGAATAGAGGATATTTGCATTACAATAAATTCTATATATCATATTTTGGCAAAAACATCCATTTTTTACAACATTGTTGTTTTGAAATACGATTTTATTGCCTATTTTTACTGTGTAATCAGGACGCAAAGGAAGAAAAGTTAGATAGTAAAAATTTAGATACATGTTAGACAAAATTCTAAACCTGCTTAGCAAAAATTTAACTTGTATAATTTTGACAAATGGGAAAATGGCGCGACCTTTGCATTATCAACATTATGTAAAAAAACGGCGACAAACTAAAACGTTTTAGCTAATCAACATATTTTTGTATCAGTTTTTCATAACGTGGAATTTATAAAGGCAAACGGCTCTGTTCACAGAGCCGTATTTTTTTTCCCTAATATCAAGAATTATCTTTTTCCAACCGATTGCAATTTAAAATCCACGATTTCAAGGAAATTTCCGCCATAATAGCGGGCACATCATTAGTATTTTTTCATATTATTGTCATGTAATGAAAAGACAAGGTGGGTATTGTGCTTAACCGCATAGTACCTTTCGCTAGTTTTCATAACGTGGAATTTTAAAATGCAAAGGTCCCGATTCCTCGGGACCTTTCCTTTTAAATGAGGTCAATGAAATGGGGTCTCCCCCATTCCATTATATTTCTACATATTCGACTTGATCATAGTAAAGAAGTCATCAAACAAATAGCGGGAATCGTGCGGACCCGGAGTGGATTCCGGGTGATATTGCACAGAAAACGCAGGTTTGTTCTTAATGCGGATCCCTTCTACAGAATTGTCATTCAGATTAACGTGGGTTACTTCCACATTTTCAGAAGCTGCCACAGCCTTTGCGTCTATCGCAAAACCATGATTCTGGGTAGTGATCTCACATTTACCGGTCAGCAGGTTCTTCACCGGATGGTTCAGCCCACGGTGACCGTGATGCATTTTATAAGTAGGAATGCCATTGG includes the following:
- a CDS encoding DUF1573 domain-containing protein — its product is MKKIILSLFASLLVTTAVFAQAQNGSGATNAVDTKVKFKKDNIDFGVTKFNKPVTITFEFTNISKEPVLIEKATASCGCTVPNWTVEPILPGKAGKITATYSANQVGKPQKTIYLKLKGVEQEKELILTGTVEN
- a CDS encoding pyridoxal phosphate-dependent aminotransferase, with amino-acid sequence MPNISQRGQIMPPSPIRKLVPYAEAAKKKGVTVYHLNIGQPDIETPQPVLDAVRHSTFKILDYSHSAGNESYRRKLISYYKKFDITVDHTEIIVTTGGSEAILFGFMACLDPGDEVIVPEPFYANYNGFATEANINIVPVTSSIDTGFALPPIADFEKKITPKTKAILICNPNNPTGYLYSRAEMEVLKEICLKHNLFLFSDEAYREFCYDGENISAMNLTGMDNHVVVFDTISKRYSACGARIGAVVTHNRTILDSVMKFAQARLSPPSFAQIAAEAAVDLPDNYFDAIKAEYQSRRDTLVSLLNKIPGVFCPNPGGAFYAMARLPIDDADKFCQWLLESFSYEEQTVMLSPATGFYATPGLGKQEVRLAYVINKESITKAMKTLEKALEIYPGKI